The Harpia harpyja isolate bHarHar1 chromosome 10, bHarHar1 primary haplotype, whole genome shotgun sequence genome includes a region encoding these proteins:
- the LOC128147201 gene encoding steroidogenic acute regulatory protein, mitochondrial-like: MLRATVKLCCGIAHDHLRRLPGLKITAVAAVQKDVRGLVVRGSCHLPSKIPHYIPRLMGKETATCPESDRDISPSWFSSMDLSYITQGETALQRALSILQQPTSWQAETMLDAGATVSSAALPGLGKVFRAEVVLAVPVARLHRELFERIEQMPQWNPTLSRVKVLQRVGTDTLVTHEVTAPSPGNLVGQRDFVSVQHRGRRETAVYLVGTATHVEPLPLQEGCIRAESRLSCIVLQPLAGDPDRTRFTWLLSMDLKGWIPTSVINRVLPQSQADFIKHLRRHLSAAACP, encoded by the exons ATGCTGCGGGCCACCGTCAAGCTGTGCTGCGGCATCGCCCACGACCACCTCCGCCGCCTGCCCG GCTTGAAGATAACAGCTGTTGCAGCAGTACAGAAGGACGTGAGAGGGCTGGTGGTAAGAGGCTCCTGTCACCTGCCTTCCAAAATTCCTCATTATATTCCGAGGCTGATGGGGAAGGAGACAG CCACGTGCCCAGAGTCTGACAGAGACATCAGCCCCAGCTGGTTCTCCAGCATGGACCTCTCCTACATCAcccagggagaaacagccctgcagcgAGCGctgagcatcctgcagcagcccACCAGCTGGCAGGCAGAAACGATGCTG GACGCCGGGGCCACCGTGTCCAGTGctgccctccctgggctgggcAAGGTGTTTCGGGCAGAGGTGGTCCTGGCCGTGCCAGTGGCACGGCTGCACCGGGAGCTGTTCGAGAGGATCGAGCAAATGCCCCAGTGGAACCCGACCCTCAGCCGGGTGAAG GTCCTGCAGCGCGTCGGGACGGACACGCTGGTGACGCACGAAGTCACCGCTCCCAGTCCGGGCAACCTGGTGGGCCAGCGGGACTTTGTCAGCGTGCAGCACCGCGGGAGGAGGGAGACGGCCGTCTACCTGGTGGGCACCGCCACCCACGTCGAGCCGCTGCCCTTGCAGGAAGGGTGCATCAG GGCCGAGTCCCGGCTGAGCTGCATCGTCCTGCAGCCGCTGGCGGGGGACCCCGACCGTACCCGCTTCACCTGGCTCCTCAGCATGGACCTGAAG GGCTGGATCCCCACGTCTGTCATTAACCGCGTCCTGCCGCAGTCCCAAGCAGACTTCATCAAGCACCTCCGCCGGCACCTCTCGGCCGCCGCGTGCCCCTGA